In Chitinophaga nivalis, a single genomic region encodes these proteins:
- a CDS encoding ABC transporter ATP-binding protein, giving the protein MSFLEVSNISKQQQGVYTVKDVSFQQEKLQQLAIAGETGSGKSTLMKIIGGLAQADEGKVMYQQKRVRGSLEVLIPGHPGIAYLSQHFELRNNYRVEEILSYANKFIPEDAAKLYEICQVSHLLKRKTDQVSGGEKQRIALARLLTGAPEFLLLDEPYSNLDMIHKNTLKSVVADLSEELGITCMLISHDPLDLLSWADEIMVMRAGEILEKGTPQQLYHQPEYEYTAALLGKYNLITPAIAATLAELPGLNLNGKDQYIRPEQLKIVPAVNGGMRGEISRVAFFGSYMEAEVLLAGSPLTIRTTQTGLQQGDTVHVALEQVPVK; this is encoded by the coding sequence ATGAGTTTTTTAGAAGTATCCAATATCAGCAAACAACAGCAGGGTGTTTATACCGTAAAAGATGTTAGCTTTCAACAGGAAAAGCTGCAGCAGCTGGCTATTGCCGGAGAAACCGGCTCTGGGAAAAGTACCCTGATGAAAATAATAGGGGGGCTGGCACAGGCCGATGAAGGAAAAGTAATGTATCAGCAGAAAAGGGTACGGGGATCGCTGGAAGTATTGATTCCGGGGCATCCGGGTATTGCCTATCTGTCGCAGCATTTTGAATTACGCAATAATTACCGGGTAGAAGAAATTTTATCCTACGCCAATAAATTTATTCCGGAAGATGCCGCCAAACTGTACGAGATCTGCCAGGTGAGCCACCTGCTGAAACGTAAAACAGACCAGGTTTCCGGCGGAGAAAAGCAACGGATTGCACTGGCCCGCCTGCTGACCGGCGCGCCTGAGTTTCTGCTGTTGGATGAACCTTATTCCAACCTGGATATGATTCATAAAAACACCCTGAAATCCGTGGTAGCAGACCTCAGTGAGGAGCTGGGCATCACCTGTATGCTTATTTCCCATGACCCGTTAGACCTGCTTTCCTGGGCAGACGAAATAATGGTGATGCGGGCCGGAGAAATCCTGGAAAAAGGTACGCCACAACAGCTCTATCATCAGCCTGAATACGAATATACCGCCGCCCTGTTGGGTAAATATAACCTGATTACACCAGCGATAGCTGCCACCCTGGCGGAATTACCCGGACTTAACCTCAATGGAAAAGACCAGTACATCCGGCCGGAACAGTTAAAGATTGTACCGGCAGTGAATGGCGGCATGCGTGGGGAAATCAGCCGCGTCGCCTTTTTCGGCAGCTATATGGAGGCCGAAGTAC